From a region of the Candidatus Methylomirabilis limnetica genome:
- a CDS encoding phosphonate ABC transporter ATP-binding protein, which yields MYMLDRVSKVFAGRIVAVDDLDLNIRQGERVALIGPSGAGKTTLFRMLNLTIPPTSGSLLFDGLDIGRFSGRRLREVRRRIGTIYQQHNLIPRLQVVHNVLAGKLGTWSTWQAVRSLIRPTEVDLASLALRQVGIAEKLYDRTETLSGGQQQRVAIARMLVQNPEVILADEPVSSVDPALASGIVKLLIDLSRTTRKTLIMNLHSVDLALAHFPRVIGLKDGKMSFDLAAPAVTDDHLTALYSGSQTETAEEEASIRAKQRSLYSCQPHLTS from the coding sequence ATGTATATGCTCGATCGAGTCTCTAAGGTATTCGCCGGCCGGATCGTCGCCGTAGACGATCTTGATCTGAATATCCGACAGGGCGAGCGGGTGGCCTTGATCGGCCCAAGCGGAGCCGGCAAGACGACCCTGTTCCGGATGTTGAATCTCACGATCCCCCCAACATCGGGAAGCCTGTTATTCGACGGACTGGACATCGGCCGCTTCTCCGGACGGCGGCTACGAGAGGTCCGACGCCGAATCGGAACTATCTACCAACAGCACAATCTGATCCCTCGCCTACAGGTCGTTCATAACGTGCTTGCAGGCAAACTGGGAACTTGGTCCACCTGGCAGGCGGTGCGCTCCCTGATCCGACCGACGGAGGTCGATCTCGCTTCCCTGGCGCTCAGACAGGTCGGCATCGCTGAAAAGCTGTACGACAGGACCGAGACACTTTCAGGCGGCCAGCAGCAGCGGGTCGCCATTGCCCGCATGCTGGTACAGAATCCAGAGGTGATCCTGGCCGACGAGCCGGTCTCTTCAGTGGATCCCGCGCTAGCCTCCGGAATCGTCAAGCTGCTGATCGATCTGAGCCGGACCACCCGCAAAACCCTCATCATGAACCTCCACAGTGTTGATCTGGCGCTGGCCCATTTCCCCAGAGTGATCGGGCTGAAGGATGGAAAGATGTCGTTCGATCTGGCAGCCCCAGCGGTAACAGATGACCATCTGACAGCGCTGTACTCCGGAAGTCAGACCGAGACAGCCGAAGAGGAGGCCTCCATCCGTGCAAAGCAACGTTCCCTCTACTCCTGCCAGCCTCACCTTACCAGCTAG
- a CDS encoding putative selenate ABC transporter substrate-binding protein: MRHRWICVWLSSLVAVVASLGLLSPAWSEAPKELRVSAIPDENPTELMRIYTPFAEYLSKELGIPVRYYPVVDYAATVEALAAKKLDMVWYGGFTFVQARKRTGNAIPLVSREEDLRFHSKFITRPETGIKTLADLKGKTFSFGSVSSTSGHLMPRYFLLQNGIDPEKDFAKFSFSGAHDATALWVESGKVDAGALNEAVWEKLVQAKKVDLNKVQVFWTTPPYIDYVWTVRGDLDSSLVEKIATAFTKLNYSNPVDRALMDLQRTKGYVRVKVEQFKPAEDAAIAAGLLQ; this comes from the coding sequence ATGCGCCATCGATGGATCTGTGTCTGGTTGTCAAGTTTGGTGGCTGTTGTGGCTAGCCTCGGATTGCTAAGTCCTGCCTGGTCTGAAGCGCCAAAAGAGCTGCGGGTTTCGGCTATCCCGGACGAGAACCCGACTGAACTGATGCGGATCTATACGCCCTTCGCTGAGTATCTTAGCAAAGAACTGGGCATCCCGGTCAGATACTATCCAGTAGTGGACTACGCTGCCACCGTCGAAGCCCTGGCGGCTAAGAAGCTGGACATGGTCTGGTACGGCGGATTTACCTTCGTCCAGGCTCGAAAGCGGACAGGCAATGCGATCCCGCTGGTGAGCCGGGAAGAGGACCTGCGCTTTCACAGTAAATTCATCACCAGGCCGGAAACCGGCATCAAGACCCTGGCCGACTTAAAGGGCAAGACCTTCTCCTTCGGAAGCGTCAGCTCGACATCAGGTCACCTCATGCCACGCTATTTCCTTCTGCAGAATGGGATAGACCCCGAAAAAGACTTCGCGAAATTCAGCTTCAGCGGGGCTCACGATGCCACCGCCCTCTGGGTAGAGAGCGGAAAAGTTGACGCCGGGGCCTTGAATGAGGCAGTGTGGGAAAAGCTCGTTCAGGCCAAAAAGGTTGACCTCAATAAGGTGCAGGTGTTCTGGACGACACCCCCCTACATCGACTATGTCTGGACCGTGCGGGGCGATCTGGACAGCAGTCTCGTAGAAAAGATCGCCACCGCCTTCACGAAGCTCAACTATAGCAACCCAGTGGATAGAGCCCTCATGGACCTTCAGCGTACGAAGGGATACGTCCGCGTCAAGGTCGAGCAGTTCAAGCCGGCTGAAGATGCAGCGATCGCCGCTGGGCTGCTTCAGTAG
- a CDS encoding response regulator: protein MSAQRLNDARQKILVVDDDCTLRELLADYLERVGFEVRTAPDGRAGLDALDGCHFDLILTDYRMSAMTGIEMAAVIRRSDTVTPIILITGDFYELNAEIVAQAGITRMLPKPLKLNELLTCVQTAKST from the coding sequence ATGAGCGCGCAACGGTTGAACGATGCAAGGCAGAAGATCCTAGTCGTAGATGACGATTGTACGCTGCGGGAATTGTTAGCAGACTATCTTGAGAGGGTGGGCTTCGAGGTGCGAACAGCACCAGACGGTCGCGCTGGGCTGGACGCCTTGGACGGGTGCCACTTCGACCTCATCCTAACGGACTACCGAATGTCTGCAATGACTGGCATCGAGATGGCTGCGGTGATCCGCAGGTCCGATACAGTTACACCTATCATCCTGATCACAGGCGACTTCTACGAGCTTAACGCTGAGATCGTGGCGCAAGCCGGGATTACAAGGATGCTGCCAAAGCCTCTCAAGCTTAACGAGCTCTTAACATGTGTTCAAACAGCAAAGTCAACATAG
- a CDS encoding YMGG-like glycine zipper-containing protein, translating into MSRAMSKRIALGVLVLGLTTGCAGMSTRQQRALSGGAIGAAGGAVVGVMAGSPATGAIVGGAIGTATGAMWDDIKKSLK; encoded by the coding sequence ATGAGCAGAGCAATGTCCAAACGGATCGCGTTAGGGGTGCTCGTGCTCGGGTTAACCACGGGGTGCGCCGGGATGTCGACGCGTCAGCAGCGTGCCTTGAGCGGAGGCGCCATTGGCGCGGCCGGTGGGGCTGTCGTAGGCGTCATGGCCGGTAGTCCGGCTACCGGCGCCATTGTGGGCGGAGCGATAGGAACGGCTACAGGCGCCATGTGGGATGATATCAAGAAATCGCTGAAGTGA